From Candidatus Tanganyikabacteria bacterium, a single genomic window includes:
- a CDS encoding DUF1801 domain-containing protein — MQSEEIDAYLAGLDETKRTTLQELRRTIREIVPDAQECISYRMPAFRVHGKIVAGFAAFKNHLSYFPHSGSVFPEMREDVAPYVTSSGALQFAIDRPLPRKLVEKLIAIRLGHIQEQLAAKPEPRTRS, encoded by the coding sequence ATGCAAAGCGAAGAGATCGACGCATACCTGGCGGGCCTGGACGAGACCAAGCGCACCACCCTGCAGGAGTTGCGCCGCACGATCCGCGAGATCGTGCCCGACGCCCAGGAATGCATCTCCTACCGAATGCCGGCATTCAGGGTCCACGGCAAGATCGTCGCCGGTTTCGCAGCCTTCAAGAACCACCTGAGCTACTTCCCGCATAGCGGATCGGTGTTCCCGGAGATGCGGGAGGACGTGGCGCCCTACGTCACGTCCAGCGGGGCCTTGCAGTTTGCGATCGACCGACCGCTGCCGCGCAAGCTGGTCGAAAAGCTGATCGCTATTCGCCTCGGCCACATCCAGGAGCAACTGGCGGCGAAGCCAGAGCCCAGGACCCGATCCTAG
- a CDS encoding VOC family protein: MLLGLRTAIYQVDDIAAAKAWYSRVTGIEPYFDQPFYVGFNVGGFELGLQPEEAPGGGIIGNAYWGVPDARAAFARLLELGASSCDEIADVGEGILVGSVIDPFGNRLGIIENPHFKLPPGTP; this comes from the coding sequence ATGCTTCTGGGATTGCGAACCGCCATCTACCAGGTCGACGACATCGCGGCGGCGAAAGCCTGGTACAGCCGCGTGACGGGCATCGAACCGTACTTCGACCAGCCTTTCTATGTCGGCTTCAACGTGGGCGGGTTCGAACTGGGCTTGCAGCCCGAGGAGGCGCCCGGCGGCGGCATCATCGGCAACGCGTACTGGGGCGTCCCCGACGCGAGGGCAGCCTTCGCCCGGCTACTGGAACTGGGCGCTTCGTCGTGCGACGAGATCGCGGATGTGGGCGAGGGGATCCTGGTCGGGTCGGTCATCGATCCGTTCGGCAATCGCCTGGGGATCATCGAGAACCCGCATTTCAAGCTGCCGCCGGGCACGCCCTGA